A portion of the Streptomyces coeruleoprunus genome contains these proteins:
- a CDS encoding L-serine ammonia-lyase, whose protein sequence is MAISVFDLFSIGIGPSSSHTVGPMRAARMFARRLKNEGLLAHTRAIRAELYGSLGATGHGHGTPKAVLLGLEGDSPRTVDVETADDQVERIKAAKRINLLGAHEIAFDFDEDLVLHRRKALPYHANGMTLWAYDAEGGALLEKTYYSVGGGFVVDEDAVGEDRIKLDDTVLKYPFRTGDELLRLTKETGLSISALMLENEKAWRTEEEIREGLLEIWRVMQACVSRGMSREGILPGGLKVRRRAATTARKLRSEGDPQALAMEWITLYAMAVNEENAAGGRVVTAPTNGAAGIIPAVLHYYMNFVPGADEEGVVRFLLAAGAIGMLFKENASISGAEVGCQGEVGSACSMAAGALAEVMGGSPEQVENAAEIGMEHNLGLTCDPVGGLVQIPCIERNGMAAVKAVTAARMAMRGDGSHKVSLDKVIKTMKETGADMSVKYKETARGGLAVNIIEC, encoded by the coding sequence GTGGCCATCTCGGTCTTCGACCTGTTCTCGATCGGCATCGGCCCCTCCAGCTCCCACACGGTCGGCCCCATGCGGGCGGCCCGGATGTTCGCGCGCCGCCTGAAGAACGAGGGCCTGCTCGCCCACACCCGGGCGATACGGGCGGAGCTGTACGGCTCGCTCGGCGCCACCGGCCACGGCCACGGCACCCCCAAGGCGGTGCTCCTGGGCCTGGAGGGCGACTCGCCGCGGACCGTCGACGTGGAGACCGCCGACGACCAGGTCGAGCGGATCAAGGCCGCCAAGCGCATCAACCTCCTCGGCGCACACGAGATCGCCTTCGACTTCGACGAGGACCTCGTCCTGCACCGCCGCAAGGCTCTCCCGTACCACGCCAACGGCATGACCCTGTGGGCGTACGACGCCGAGGGCGGCGCGCTGCTGGAGAAGACGTACTACTCGGTGGGCGGCGGGTTCGTCGTCGACGAGGACGCGGTCGGCGAGGACCGGATCAAGCTCGACGACACCGTCCTGAAGTACCCCTTCCGCACCGGTGACGAGCTGCTGCGCCTCACGAAGGAGACCGGCCTGTCGATCTCCGCGCTGATGCTGGAGAACGAGAAGGCCTGGCGCACCGAGGAGGAGATCCGCGAGGGTCTGCTGGAGATCTGGCGTGTGATGCAGGCCTGCGTCTCGCGCGGCATGTCCCGCGAGGGCATCCTGCCTGGCGGCCTGAAGGTCCGCCGCCGGGCCGCGACCACCGCGCGCAAGCTGCGCTCCGAGGGCGACCCGCAGGCCCTCGCCATGGAGTGGATCACCCTCTACGCGATGGCCGTGAACGAGGAGAACGCGGCGGGCGGCCGGGTCGTGACGGCCCCGACGAACGGCGCGGCCGGCATCATCCCGGCGGTGCTGCACTACTACATGAACTTCGTGCCCGGCGCCGACGAGGAGGGCGTGGTCCGCTTCCTGCTCGCCGCGGGTGCGATCGGCATGCTCTTCAAGGAGAACGCCTCGATCTCCGGCGCCGAGGTGGGCTGCCAGGGCGAGGTCGGCTCGGCCTGCTCCATGGCGGCCGGCGCGCTCGCCGAGGTGATGGGCGGCTCGCCGGAGCAGGTGGAGAACGCCGCCGAGATCGGCATGGAGCACAACCTGGGCCTGACGTGCGACCCGGTGGGCGGCCTCGTGCAGATCCCGTGCATCGAGCGCAACGGCATGGCCGCCGTGAAGGCGGTCACGGCGGCGCGCATGGCCATGCGCGGCGACGGCAGCCACAAGGTGTCGCTGGACAAGGTCATCAAGACCATGAAGGAGACCGGCGCGGACATGTCGGTCAAGTACAAGGAG